Below is a window of Rhodopseudomonas sp. P2A-2r DNA.
TCCAGCGCGCCGGAATGCGACGAGGTGCGGAACAGCACCGCCTGCTGCTTCAGCGTGGTGCCGCTTTCGCGGTTGTCGAGAATGCGCTCGACGATGCAGCGCGCCTGGTCAGTCTCGTCGCGCACCGCCACCAGCTGCGGCTTGGCGCCGGAGGCGCGGTCGGTCCACAAGTTCTTGGTGAAGCGCTCCTTGGCCAGCTCGATCACACCGTTGGCGGCGGCCAGGATGGTCTGGGTCGAGCGATAGTTGCGGTCCAGCGTGATGATGTCCGCGGGCGGCGAAAACTGCTTCGGGAAATCCAGGATATTGCGCACGGTGGCGGCGCGGAAGGAATAGATCGACTGGGCGTCGTCGCCGACCACGGTGAGGCCTTGGCCGCCGGGCTTCAGCGCCAGCAGGATCGACGACTGCAGGCGGTTGGTGTCTTGATATTCGTCGACCAGCACGTGATCGAAACGGCCGCCGATGTCGGCCGCGAGCAGCGGCTCGGCCATGGTCTGCGCCCAATACAGCAGCAGGTCGTCATAATCGAGTACGTTCTGCTTCTGCTTGGCCTCGACATAGTTTTCGAACAGGTTTCGCAGTTCGGCGGCCCAGCCGGCGCACCATGGAAAATGCGCGCCGAGCACCTGATCGATGTCGGTCTCCGCGTTGACGCACCGCGAGTAGATCGCGAGACACGTGCCCTTGGTGGGAAAGCGGCTCTCGGTCTTGGACAGGCCAAGCTCGTGGCGCGCGAGATTCATCAGGTCGGCGGAATCCTCGCGGTCGTGAATGGTGAAGCCGGGATCGAGGCCGATCTGCTCGGCATAGTCGCGGAGGATGCGCGCGCCGATGCCGTGGAAGGTGCCGGCCCAATGAAGCGCATCGGTCAGCACGCCGGCCTTGTCGCCCATCACCTGTCGCGAAATGCGCTCGACGCGGCGGGCCATTTCGGCGGCGGCGCGGCGCGAAAACGTCATCAGCAGGATGCGGCGGGGATCGGTTCCATTGACGATGAGGTGCGCGACCCGGTGCGCCAGCGTGTTGGTCTTGCCGGAGCCGGCACCGGCAATCACCAGCAGCGGGCCGGCTGGCGCCGCGCCGTGCGACAACACGCCATGTTCGACGGCGCGGCGCTGTTCCGGATTGAGAGCATCGAGATAGGCGGCTGGCGCGAGCACGGGCGATTCCAGGGGGCGACGAATCACGCTCGCTGATTCCCGGTTTGTTCGCAATGCCGGTATGCCCCGCGATCGCGCTAATCGTGCCGATGATCGTGCGTCGGCAGCGCCAGGCCGAAGGTCTTCGTGAGATCTGCCACCTGCGCCGGTGTGAGAAAACGCGGGTTGAGGCCGCGCAGCAGCAGATAGAGCTTGGCGGTCTCTTCCAGTTCCTCGATGGCGAATACCGTGGCTTCCAGCGAATCGCCTGAGACCACCGGGCCGTGATTGGCCAGCAGCACGGAACTGTATTCCCCGGCCAGCCCCCGGATGGCGTCGGCCACGGCGGGATCGCCCGGCCGATAATACGGCACCAAAGCGGTGGCGCCGCATTTCATCAGATAATAGGGCGTCATCGGCGGCAGCGCGGCGCGCGGATCGATCTCTGGCAGCATCGACAGCGCCACCGAATGGGTCGAATGCAGATGCACCACCGCCTGCGCCGCCTTGCGGGTCGCGTAGAGCGCGGTGTGCAGCGGCACTTCCTTGGTCGGCGCGTCGCCCGACAGCAGACGGCCTTCGGCTCCCAGCCGCGACAATTTTGCCGGATCGAGCGCGCCCAGCGAGGCGTTGGTCGGCGTCACCAGCCAGCCGCCGTCGTCGCAGCGCACGCTGATGTTGCCGGACGAGCCCGGCGTCAGCCCGCGGTCGAACAGCGAGCGGCCGAGTCGGCAGATCTCTTCGCGCAGTCGTGTGTCGGTCATGGCGTGCCCCCGTGGCGCCTTGTCCCACGCTTTGGCAGGATGGCCAAGCCGTGATACCGAAGGGCCAAGCCGCGCGCCAAGGCGGCCATGAAAACCCGGGGAAATGCCGCATGCCTATCGCATCCGAGAAACCACGCGTCGCCGTCATCGGGCTCGGCTCCATGGGCTACGGCATGGCGCTGTCGCTGAAGCGCGCCGGCTTCCACGTCACCGGCTGCGACGTGTCAGCTGCCGCCGTGCAACGATTTGTCGATGATGGCGGGCATGGCGCGGGCACGCCGGCGGGAGCCGCGGAGAATGCCGATATCGTGGTCAGCGTCGTGGTCAATGCGGCGCAGACCGAAACCATCCTGTTCGGCGCTGACGGCGTCGCCGAAACTCTGCCGAAGGGGCGGTGTTCGTCTCCAGCGCCACCATGGATCCCGACGTGGCGCGCCGCCTGGCCAGCACGCTCGAACCCAGCGGCCGGCACTATCTGGATGCGCCGATCTCCGGCGGTGCGCAGCGCGCGGCGGAAGGCGAGCTGACCATCCTGGCCTCCGGCAGCAAGGCGGCCTTTGCCCGCGCGCGGCCGGCGCTCGATGCCATGGCGGCGAAGCTCTACGAACTGGGCGACGAGGCCGGCCAGGGCGCGGCCTTCAAGATGATCAACCAGCTGCTGGCCGGCGTGCATATCGCCGCAGCGTCCGAGGCCATCGCCTTTGCGGCGAAGCAGGGCCTCGACATCCGCAAGGTCTACGAGGTGATCACCGCCTCGGCCGGCAATTCCTGGATGTTCGAGAACCGCATGCCGCATGTGCTGGACGGCGACTACACGCCGCGCAGCGCGGTGGATATTTTCGTCAAGGATCTCGGCATCATCCAGGACATGGCGCGCACGGCGAAATTTCCGGTGCCGGTGTCGGCCGCGGCGCTGCAGATGTTCCTCATGACCTCGGCATCGGGTATGGGCCGCGACGACGATGCTTCGGTGGCGCGGATGTATGCCAAGGTGACCGGGACCAAGCTGCCCGGCGATCCGGCCTGATCGACAATAGAGGACATTCAATGCCCCGCTTCGCTGCCAATCTCACCATGATGTTCAACGAGCACGAATTCCTCGATCGCTTCGATGCGGCGGCCAAGGCCGGCTTCACCGCGGTCGAATTCCTGTTCCCCTACGAGCATCCGCCGGAAGCCATCGCCGAGCGGCTGCAGCGCAACGATCTCAAGCAGGTGCTGTTCAACCTGCCGCCGGGCGACTGGAATGCCGGCGAGAAGGGCTTTGCGGCGCGGCCGGACAAGTTCGACGCGTTGCGGCACAGCGTGCAGACCGCGCTGCCCTATATCAAGGCCACTGGCGTTCGCCGCGTGCATCTGATGGCCGGCATCGCCGATCGCCGCGACCCCAAGGCGGTGGCGGCATTCCGCAAATCGGTGGAATGGGCCGCGAATTTTGTCGGCGATCACGGCGTCGACGTGGTGATCGAGCCGATCAACCCGCGCGACGTGCCCGGCTATTTCCTCAACGATTTCGGCTTTGCCTGCGACCTGATCCGCGACCTCGGAATTCCCAATGTCGGTTTGCAGTTCGACATCTATCACTGCCAGATCCTGCACGGCGACGTCACCATGCGGCTCCGCGAGATGCTGCCGCTGATCGGCCATATCCAGATCGCCAGCGTGCCGTCGCGCAACGAGCCCGGCGAGGAACTCAACTATCCGTTCCTGTTCGATGAACTTGACCGGCTGGGCTACGACAATTTCGTCGGCTGCGAGTATCGCCCGGCCGGCGACACGGTCGCCGGGCTCGGCTGGTTTCAACCCTACGCCGGAGCGAGGACATGACGCTGGCGCTGGGATGTATCGCCGACGACTATACCGGCGCCTCCGACCTCGCCAACACCCTGACCCGCTGCGGCTTGCGCACGGTGCAGACCATCGGCATCCCCGCTGACGATCTGGCGCTGCCCGAGGTCGATGCGGTCGTGGTGTCGCTGAAGAGCCGCTCCGTCGCCGCCGACACAGCGGTGGCGTGGTCGCGCGCGGCGGAGAAGTGGCTTCGCAGCCGCGGCGCCGAACACGTGCTGTTCAAGATCTGCTCGACCTTCGATTCCACCGACAAGGGCAATATCGGTCCGGTGATGGACGCGCTGCGCGCCGACAGTGGCGACGCCATGGTGCTGGTGACACCGGCCTTTCCGGAGACCGGCCGCTCCGTCTATCAAGGCAACCTCTTCGTCGGCAGCGTGCCGCTCAACGAAAGCCCGCTGAAGGATCATCCGCTCAATCCGATGCATGACTCCAACCTTGTGCGCGTGCTGGCGCGGCAGAGCGCGACGCGGATCGGCCTGCTTGATCTCGCCACCGTCACGCGCGGGCCGGAGGCGGTGCAGGCACATCTGCACGAACTCGCTGCCAAGGGTTTTGGCGCGGCCATCGCCGACGCGGTGTTCGGCCTCGACCTCGAGACGATCGGCACGGTGGCGTTGAGCCATCGTGTCTCGGTCGGCGCGTCCGGACTTGGGCTTGGACTGGCGCGTGCGCTGCTGGCGTCGGGCCGGGTGGCGGCTGCAACATGCGGGACCGATGAGGGCGAGCCGGTCGGCGGCGCCGCGGCATGTCTCGCCGGCAGTTGTTCGCAGGCGACGTTACAGCAGATCGCGGCGGCGGAGCGGGTGATGCCTGTGCTGCGCCTCGATCCGGAAAAATCATCGCTGGCCCAACGGAAACGCAAGAGGCGCTGGCGTGGGCGCGCGCGCGGATCGGGCAGGGGCCGGTGCTGATCGCATCGAGCTCGACGCCGGATCAAGTGACCGCCGTGCAGGCGCGGCATGGCCGCGATGCGGCCGGCCATGCGATCGAACAGGCGATGGCCGATCTGGCTGAAGGGCTCATGCAGTCCGGCGTGCGTCGATTGATTGTCGCGGGTGGCGAGACGTCGGGTGCGGTCGTCGACCGGCTCAAGATCCCTGGCTTCCTTGTCGGTGCCGAGATCGCGCCCGGCGTTCCGGTGTTGCGCACTATATGTCCAACTGGCGACAGCAAACTTCTGGCGTTGAAGTCAGGCAACTTCGGCGGGCCCAGATTTTTCACAGATGCCGTCGCCTTGATGAACTGACGGTGGCCTGTTTGCAGAGAGATACTAAATTACTCACATAAGTTTGTTTTAGAATGCCATCCCCGGCTTCCTTGCCGGCGCCGAGATTGCGCCCGGCGTTCTGGAGCTGTGCGCCATATGTCCGATTGGTGGCAGAAAGCTGCTGGCGTTGAGTCGGGCAACTTCGAGGGGCCTGGATTTTTCACGGATGCCGTCGCGTTGATCAACTGGCGGTGGTCTGTTTTGAAAGGTGATAATAAATCGCTCGCTTGAGGTGGTTTCAAACTACCGTCGCTGCCCGAAATAGTCGCTAGGATACCACCAGAGTGCTCATATATTTTTTACACTACTCTTCTTTTTAAGCTTCGTCTGACAGATTTACCGTTGCGAACGTCGGCGTGATTTCAGCCTGCTGTTCTACAGACGCCGACATGTGCGTCAGAATTATAACAAAGTATCGCTCATTTTCACGCCAACGGTTTGCGCCGAGGAATCCTCATTCATGTTTGCTCGCCTTTCAATCCGCGCCAAGATTAGTTTGGTCGTTTCTTTCCTGCTGATCGGCATGGCGGGAATGGGCTTTCTGGCGATCCGGAACATGCGGGCAATCAATGCCCGCGCGGTCGAAATTCAGGCTAGCTGGCTGCCGAGCGTGCGTTTGCTGGGACAAATGCGTAGCAGCGTCGCTTCGTACCGCAACGTTGTTCGCGGGCATCTGTTGTCGCCGAAGGTCGAGGCCAAGGTGGACGCCGAGAAGCGGCTGGCGAAGTTTCTTGAGAATCTTGCCAAATTCCGTGCTCAATACGAAAAGTTGATCTCGTCTCCGGAGGAGCGTGCCCTCTATAGCCAATGGGCTCGGCAGTGGGACGTCTACAAGACGGCGTCGCTGGAAGTTTTGGCGCTGTCCAATCAGAGCGTCGGCAAGTTCCCGCAAGATGCCCAGGATCTCAACGAGACCAAGGTTATTCCGCTGGGGCAGCTGTCCGACACTACCCTCGAGAAGGACATCGACCTCAATAACAAGGGAGCCGACGAGACCGGTGCGGCGGCGTCTGCGGAATATGATTCTGCGTTCCTCATGCTGACCGCGTTGCTGGGGATCTCGGGGGTGCTGGGCATTGGCGTTGCCGTCTATCTCGTGCGCGACGTGTCGTTGGGCATCGCCTCGATCGTCAAGCCGATGCAGGCGCTCGGCAGCGGCGATCTCACCGCGATGGTGCCGTACCAGGGCATGAAGACGGAGATCGGATCGATGGCCGATGCGTTGCAGATCTTCAAGCAGGCTCTGATCGACAAGAAGGCCGCAGACGAAGCGGCCGCCGTCGAGGCAGAAGAGAAGATTCAGCGCGGCGAGCGCGTCGACAGGATCACCCGCGACTTCGAAGCCCTGATCGGCGAGATCGTCGAAACCGTGTCGTCGGCATCGACGGAGCTCGAGGCGTCAGCAGGCACGCTCACGGCCACTGCGGAACGCGCGCAGGATCTGGCAACCGCCGTTGCCGCGGCTTCGGAGGAAGCCTCGACCAACGTGCAATCGGTGGCGTCGGCCACCGAAGAGATGGCGTCCTCGGTCAACGAGATCAGCCGCCAGGTGCAGGACTCGGCGAGCATCGCCAGCCAGGCCGTGGATCAGGCGCGCGTGACCAACGACCGCGTTGCCGAACTGGCGCAGGCTGCCTCGCGGATCGGCGATGTGGTCGAGCTCATCAATACCATTGCCGGCCAGACCAACCTGCTGGCGCTGAATGCGACCATCGAGGCAGCGCGTGCCGGTGAAGCCGGCCGCGGCTTCGCGGTGGTGGCGTCGGAAGTGAAGGCCCTGGCGGAACAGACGGCGAAGGCGACCGGCGAGATCTCGGCTCAGATCTCCAGCATCCAGTCCGCGACGCACGAGTCGGTGGGGGCGATCAAGGAAATCGGGGATACCATCGGGCGGATGTCGGAGATCGCGTCCACCATCGCCTCGGCGGTGGAGGAGCAGGGCGCGGCAACGCAGGAGATTTCCCGCAACGTGAAGCAGGCCGCGCAAGGCGCCATGCAGGTGTCCTCGAACATCACCGACGTGCAGCGCGGGGCCAGCGAGACCGGCTCGGCGTCGTCACAGGTGCTGTCGGCGGCGCAATCGCTGTCGTCGGACAGCAATCGCCTGAAGCTGGAGGTCGGCAAGTTCCTGAGTGCGGTTCGCGCGGCCTGAGACCCGGCGATTCGCTGCAAGGCCGGCGCGCAGGGGCGGGCCGGGTGGCGGCTGCAACATGCGGGACCGACGAAGGCGAGCCGGTCGGCGGCGCCGCGGCGTGCCTTGCCGGCAGTTGTTTGCAGGCGAAGTTGCTGCAGATTGCGAAAGTGGAGCATGCGCTCGCCTGGGCACGCGCGCGGATCGGGCAGGGTCCGGTGCTGATCGCCAAGCTGCTGCCGCTGAAGTCTGGGAATTTCGCCGGTCCGGGATTCGTTGAGGATGCGCTCAGGCTCATGAAGTAAACAAGGCGCCGTTGGTCCGATGACGTACGCATCAGTTGAATTAATCCGATGCATCGGTGCTCAGGGCCGCTATCGCACGCATGGAAGTCATGTGCGCAGGTACTGGGTCCCTGCACGCCGCCTTAACCTTATGCGCCGAGGATAGCCCGGCAATCTGAACTGCCGCCATGTCGCCTGGCATCAGACAAAACGGAAACCTGGTCATGTTTACTAGCTACTCCATCCGCACCAAAATTACGGTCGTTGTTTCGTTCCTATTGATTGTCCTGGCGACGGTGGGATTGTTCGCGGTCACCAAGATGCAGGCGATCAACGCCAACGCGGTTGATATCCAAACCAACTGGCTGCCGAGCGTGCGTGCGCTCAGTGCGTTGAAGACCGGGGTATACTCCTACCGCAGCGCGATCAGGGCACACCTGTTGGCAAAGACCGCGGATGGCAAGGCGGCGGTGGAGAAGCGGGTTGCCTCAATCCTCGCGGACAACGACAAGACTCGGCGGATCTACGAGAAATACATCAGCTCGGCGGACGAACGCGCATTGTACGATTCATGGAGCCGGCAGTGGGATCTGTATGAACCCGCCGCCCAGAAAGTCATGGCGTTGTCGCGGCGCGACGCTGGCCGCAGCGCCGACGAGGCGATCCAGCTGAATGAAGGCGAAGTTCATCCGTTCGGGCAGAAGGCCGACGCCTTTCTGGAAAAGGATATGGCGCTGAACAACGCCGGGGCCGACGCGGCCGGCAAGGCGGCCACCGAAACCTACAACAACGCCTTCATGCTGCTGGCGGTCGTCCTCGGCCTCGCCATCGCGATCGGCGCCGGCATCGCGATCTATCTGGTGCGCGACGTCTCCAGAGGCATCGCCTCGATCATCGCGCCGATGCAGGCGCTCGGCCAGGGCGACCTGACCGCAGTCGTGCCGCATCAGGGCGAGACCACCGAGATCGGCAAGATGGCTGAGACGCTTCAGGTGTTCAAGCTGGCGCTGATCGACAAGCGGGCCGCCGACGAAGCGGCCGCTGTCGAGGCAGAAGAGAAGATTCAGCGCGGCGAGCGCGTCGACAAGATCACCCGCGACTTCGAAGCCCTGATCGGCGAGATTGTCGATACCGTGTCGTCGGCATCGACGGAGCTTGAGGCTTCAGCAGGTACGCTCACGGCGACCGCGGAACGTGCGCAGGACCTGGCAACTGCCGTTGCCGCGGCTTCGGAGGAAGCCTCGACCAACGTGCAATCGGTCGCGTCGGCGACCGAAGAGATGGCGTCCTCGGTCAACGAGATCAGCCGCCAGGTGCAGGACTCGGCGAGCATCGCCAGCCAGGCCGTCGATCAGGCGCGCGTGACCAATGACCGCGTTGCCGAACTGGCACAGGCTGCCTCGCGGATCGGCGATGTGGTCGAGCTCATCAATACCATCGCCGGCCAGACCAACCTGCTGGCGCTGAATGCGACCATCGAGGCAGCGCGTGCTGGTGAAGCCGGCCGCGGCTTCGCGGTGGTGGCCTCCGAAGTCAAGGCGCTGGCCGAACAGACCGCGAAAGCCACCGGCGAGATCTCGGCGCAGATCTCCAGCATCCAGTCCGCGACGCAGGAGTCGGTGGGGGCGATCAGGGAAATCGGGGATACCATCGGGCGGATGT
It encodes the following:
- a CDS encoding ATP-dependent helicase; the encoded protein is MLAPAAYLDALNPEQRRAVEHGVLSHGAAPAGPLLVIAGAGSGKTNTLAHRVAHLIVNGTDPRRILLMTFSRRAAAEMARRVERISRQVMGDKAGVLTDALHWAGTFHGIGARILRDYAEQIGLDPGFTIHDREDSADLMNLARHELGLSKTESRFPTKGTCLAIYSRCVNAETDIDQVLGAHFPWCAGWAAELRNLFENYVEAKQKQNVLDYDDLLLYWAQTMAEPLLAADIGGRFDHVLVDEYQDTNRLQSSILLALKPGGQGLTVVGDDAQSIYSFRAATVRNILDFPKQFSPPADIITLDRNYRSTQTILAAANGVIELAKERFTKNLWTDRASGAKPQLVAVRDETDQARCIVERILDNRESGTTLKQQAVLFRTSSHSGALEFELTKRNIPFVKFGGLKFLDAAHIKDLLALLRFVENPRDRVAGFRLMHLLPGVGPASAQRALDAMAASPDPVGALIDAPAPPRAGADWRGFVDTLSELRSGRAGWPAEMERARLWYEPHLDRIHEDAATRRADLVQLEQIASGYPSRERFLTELTLDPPDATSDQAGVPLLDEDYLILSTIHSAKGQEWKSVYVLNVVDGCMPSDLGTGTSAELEEERRLLYVAMTRAKDDLAIMVPQRFFTYGQNPQGDRHVYAARTRFIPDRLLHLFERVSWPLASTAAAARVASQGVRVDIGARMRGMWR
- a CDS encoding aldolase, coding for MTDTRLREEICRLGRSLFDRGLTPGSSGNISVRCDDGGWLVTPTNASLGALDPAKLSRLGAEGRLLSGDAPTKEVPLHTALYATRKAAQAVVHLHSTHSVALSMLPEIDPRAALPPMTPYYLMKCGATALVPYYRPGDPAVADAIRGLAGEYSSVLLANHGPVVSGDSLEATVFAIEELEETAKLYLLLRGLNPRFLTPAQVADLTKTFGLALPTHDHRHD
- the otnI gene encoding 2-oxo-tetronate isomerase, which encodes MPRFAANLTMMFNEHEFLDRFDAAAKAGFTAVEFLFPYEHPPEAIAERLQRNDLKQVLFNLPPGDWNAGEKGFAARPDKFDALRHSVQTALPYIKATGVRRVHLMAGIADRRDPKAVAAFRKSVEWAANFVGDHGVDVVIEPINPRDVPGYFLNDFGFACDLIRDLGIPNVGLQFDIYHCQILHGDVTMRLREMLPLIGHIQIASVPSRNEPGEELNYPFLFDELDRLGYDNFVGCEYRPAGDTVAGLGWFQPYAGART
- a CDS encoding methyl-accepting chemotaxis protein; translated protein: MFARLSIRAKISLVVSFLLIGMAGMGFLAIRNMRAINARAVEIQASWLPSVRLLGQMRSSVASYRNVVRGHLLSPKVEAKVDAEKRLAKFLENLAKFRAQYEKLISSPEERALYSQWARQWDVYKTASLEVLALSNQSVGKFPQDAQDLNETKVIPLGQLSDTTLEKDIDLNNKGADETGAAASAEYDSAFLMLTALLGISGVLGIGVAVYLVRDVSLGIASIVKPMQALGSGDLTAMVPYQGMKTEIGSMADALQIFKQALIDKKAADEAAAVEAEEKIQRGERVDRITRDFEALIGEIVETVSSASTELEASAGTLTATAERAQDLATAVAAASEEASTNVQSVASATEEMASSVNEISRQVQDSASIASQAVDQARVTNDRVAELAQAASRIGDVVELINTIAGQTNLLALNATIEAARAGEAGRGFAVVASEVKALAEQTAKATGEISAQISSIQSATHESVGAIKEIGDTIGRMSEIASTIASAVEEQGAATQEISRNVKQAAQGAMQVSSNITDVQRGASETGSASSQVLSAAQSLSSDSNRLKLEVGKFLSAVRAA
- a CDS encoding methyl-accepting chemotaxis protein, with the translated sequence MFTSYSIRTKITVVVSFLLIVLATVGLFAVTKMQAINANAVDIQTNWLPSVRALSALKTGVYSYRSAIRAHLLAKTADGKAAVEKRVASILADNDKTRRIYEKYISSADERALYDSWSRQWDLYEPAAQKVMALSRRDAGRSADEAIQLNEGEVHPFGQKADAFLEKDMALNNAGADAAGKAATETYNNAFMLLAVVLGLAIAIGAGIAIYLVRDVSRGIASIIAPMQALGQGDLTAVVPHQGETTEIGKMAETLQVFKLALIDKRAADEAAAVEAEEKIQRGERVDKITRDFEALIGEIVDTVSSASTELEASAGTLTATAERAQDLATAVAAASEEASTNVQSVASATEEMASSVNEISRQVQDSASIASQAVDQARVTNDRVAELAQAASRIGDVVELINTIAGQTNLLALNATIEAARAGEAGRGFAVVASEVKALAEQTAKATGEISAQISSIQSATQESVGAIREIGDTIGRMSEIASTIASAVEEQGAATQEISRNVQQAAQGTMQVSSNITDVQRGASETGSASSQVLSAAQSLSSDSNRLKLEVGKFLSSVRAA